The Streptomyces sp. NBC_00344 genome includes a window with the following:
- a CDS encoding DNA polymerase III subunit delta', producing MAVWDDLVGQDRVRTQLAAAARDADALVTANAARASTDGMSKSTMTHAWLFTGPPGSGRSTAARAFAAALQCVSPDRALGGVPGCGFCDGCHTALVGTHADVEIVRTEGLSIGVKETRELVRRAQLSPAVGRWQVIVLEDADRLTEGAGNVLLKAVEEPAPRTVWLLCAPSLEDVLPTIRSRCRNLTLGTPPVDAVADLLVRRDGIDPQAAMAAARATQGHIGRARRLATDERARARRATVLTMPLRVDDIGGCLKAAQELVDAATADAKEVAEGADTQETEDLRAALGGSAGGRMPRGTAGAMKELADRQKRRSTRTQRDSLDLALTDLTGFYRDVLALQLRSSVAIANEDVRDALDRIALSSSPERTLRRIEAISACRQALDRNVAPLLAVEAMAVSLRAG from the coding sequence ATGGCCGTATGGGACGACCTCGTAGGCCAGGACCGCGTGCGGACTCAGCTCGCCGCCGCTGCCCGGGACGCCGACGCGCTGGTCACCGCCAATGCCGCGCGCGCTTCCACCGACGGCATGTCGAAGTCGACCATGACGCATGCGTGGCTGTTCACCGGGCCTCCCGGCTCGGGGCGCTCCACGGCTGCCCGTGCCTTCGCCGCCGCCCTGCAATGCGTCAGCCCCGACCGCGCGCTCGGCGGCGTACCTGGCTGCGGATTCTGCGACGGCTGCCACACGGCCCTGGTCGGTACCCACGCGGATGTCGAGATCGTCCGCACCGAGGGGCTCTCCATCGGTGTGAAGGAGACCAGGGAGCTGGTCCGCCGCGCCCAGCTCTCCCCGGCGGTCGGCCGCTGGCAGGTCATCGTGCTCGAGGACGCCGACCGCCTCACCGAAGGCGCGGGAAACGTCCTGCTGAAAGCTGTCGAGGAACCGGCGCCCCGGACCGTCTGGCTGCTCTGCGCGCCGTCCCTCGAGGATGTGCTGCCGACCATCCGTTCCCGCTGCCGCAATCTCACGCTCGGCACCCCGCCCGTCGACGCCGTCGCCGATCTGCTGGTCAGACGGGACGGAATCGACCCCCAGGCAGCGATGGCGGCGGCCCGTGCCACACAGGGCCACATCGGCCGGGCCCGTCGTCTCGCCACCGATGAACGCGCCCGGGCCCGGCGGGCGACCGTCCTCACGATGCCCTTGCGGGTCGACGACATCGGTGGCTGCCTGAAAGCGGCCCAGGAGCTGGTCGACGCGGCGACGGCGGATGCCAAGGAGGTCGCCGAGGGGGCAGACACCCAGGAGACCGAGGACCTCAGGGCGGCGCTCGGCGGATCGGCCGGCGGTCGGATGCCGCGCGGTACGGCCGGCGCGATGAAGGAGCTGGCCGACCGTCAGAAGCGGCGCTCGACCCGCACCCAGCGCGACAGTCTTGACCTCGCGCTGACCGATCTGACCGGCTTCTACCGCGATGTGCTGGCACTGCAACTGCGCTCCTCGGTGGCCATCGCCAACGAGGACGTGCGCGACGCACTCGACCGGATCGCGCTCAGCTCCAGCCCCGAGCGCACCCTGCGCCGTATCGAGGCGATCAGCGCCTGCCGCCAGGCGCTGGACCGCAACGTCGCGCCCCTGCTCGCGGTCGAGGCGATGGCGGTGTCCCTGCGGGCGGGCTGA
- the tmk gene encoding dTMP kinase, translating to MTRAEQPTVVSPTSDELAADSRERAVRALLRIPPLRRLWSAQLVGSIGDSLALLVLLLLSLQAAVSQESFGGGYRGAAFSVAAVFGARALATLLFGAVLLGPVAALTAPGGPLDRRWTMIGADGLRVALLIIAPLWINWTPDKAPAVLLVTVFVAGVAERLWTVAKDSAMPALLPPPPPEGATIRPLPDHLGALRSLSLRTGFVAVPAAAATLLAATLVSNLLGAGIDWFSLHQAGLGSYVAAGLFAASVSTLYFLELPDGQAPRVRSPLEGLRRPTAGTGPDKGRTGAVPLLVLTSAAVAGAIASAAAVAVLHAKDLGGGPVAFALLILVLTGGTVLGIRTAPRTLPGLSRRRLLALAVGLTGVALLVMGLVPDTATVLLIAALAGWSAGVAANIAHTLVDLEAEDARRARTTDHLQAVVRVAIAFGSIAAPLVAAAIGPHHLANGTFVFAHGGAAFTLMLVGALLLPVAALVLTRADDRSGVSLRRDLRDALRGGADPLQSPSATGFFLALEGGDGAGKSTQVEALADWIRAKGHEVVVTREPGATPVGKRLRSILLDVSSAGLSHRAEALLYAADRAEHVDSVVRPALERGAIVISDRYIDSSVAYQGAGRDLAPTEIARINRWATGGLVPQLTVLLDVSPEAARERFTEAPDRLESEPAEFHQRVRTGFLTLASADPARYLVVDGAQEPEEITTVVRHRLDQLLPLSDAEITAREEARKAAEAEARRKAEEEAARKAEEERLEKERQAQLAKLRAEEEERKRLELEEARRREEERQAEEARRQAEEARRLAEEERARRAAEEQVREQEQERLRRQKAEEDRLRAEAEERRQEKQRKAEAALLRAEEARRAAEAEATASAAAAERARVEAAEAAEAARQADSETTLQTPAPGANEVTQPVPEVRPEPSRPDTGAEADETTVIPKIADPDETRVIPRAADPDETTVLPPVRDAAPEDRLPPGFFRDEAQNTPAENPNERTRELPQIDPDRPRRRSDWAEETPLDDLPSLADELLGSDHDEDDRRGRGRR from the coding sequence ATGACGCGAGCCGAGCAGCCAACGGTCGTGAGCCCCACCTCCGACGAACTAGCCGCAGACTCACGCGAGCGTGCCGTCCGAGCCCTGTTGCGTATCCCTCCGCTCCGGCGGCTGTGGAGCGCGCAGCTCGTCGGCTCTATCGGCGATTCCCTCGCCCTTCTCGTGCTTCTGCTGCTGTCGTTGCAGGCGGCGGTCTCGCAAGAATCCTTCGGGGGCGGGTACCGCGGTGCCGCCTTCTCCGTAGCAGCCGTCTTCGGCGCGCGGGCCCTGGCCACCCTGCTCTTCGGTGCGGTACTGCTCGGCCCGGTGGCCGCGCTGACCGCGCCGGGCGGGCCACTCGACCGCCGCTGGACCATGATCGGCGCGGACGGTCTCCGGGTCGCGCTGCTGATCATCGCGCCGCTGTGGATCAACTGGACCCCGGACAAGGCACCTGCCGTCCTGCTGGTCACCGTCTTCGTCGCCGGCGTCGCCGAGCGTCTGTGGACGGTCGCCAAGGACAGTGCGATGCCCGCGCTGCTGCCGCCGCCTCCTCCGGAAGGCGCGACGATCCGCCCGCTGCCCGACCACCTCGGAGCCCTGCGCAGCCTCTCGCTCCGCACGGGTTTCGTGGCCGTCCCGGCCGCCGCCGCGACCCTGCTCGCAGCCACGCTCGTCAGTAATCTGCTGGGCGCCGGCATCGACTGGTTCTCGTTGCACCAGGCGGGCCTCGGCTCCTATGTGGCCGCGGGACTGTTCGCCGCTTCCGTGTCGACGCTGTACTTCCTCGAACTCCCCGACGGCCAGGCGCCCCGTGTCCGGTCCCCGCTGGAGGGCCTGCGCCGTCCGACTGCCGGCACAGGTCCCGACAAGGGCCGCACGGGTGCCGTGCCGCTGCTGGTGCTGACCTCGGCCGCGGTGGCCGGAGCCATTGCCTCCGCCGCCGCTGTCGCCGTTCTGCACGCCAAGGACCTCGGCGGCGGCCCGGTCGCCTTCGCTCTGCTGATCCTGGTACTGACCGGGGGCACCGTCCTCGGGATCCGTACCGCCCCCAGGACGCTGCCCGGACTCTCCCGCCGTCGGCTGCTGGCCCTCGCTGTCGGGCTGACAGGTGTGGCGCTGCTGGTGATGGGGCTGGTCCCGGACACGGCCACGGTGCTGCTCATCGCCGCGCTGGCCGGCTGGTCGGCCGGTGTCGCCGCGAACATCGCACACACCCTGGTCGACCTGGAGGCCGAGGACGCCAGGCGGGCCAGGACCACGGACCACCTCCAGGCCGTCGTGCGCGTCGCGATCGCATTCGGTTCCATCGCGGCGCCGCTGGTGGCGGCCGCCATCGGCCCGCACCACCTCGCCAACGGCACCTTCGTCTTCGCGCACGGTGGTGCCGCCTTTACCCTGATGCTGGTCGGCGCGCTGCTGCTGCCGGTGGCCGCGCTGGTGCTCACCAGGGCCGACGACCGTTCGGGCGTATCGCTGCGCCGCGATCTGCGCGATGCGCTGCGCGGTGGCGCCGATCCGCTGCAGTCACCTTCGGCGACCGGCTTCTTCCTCGCTCTCGAGGGCGGCGACGGAGCAGGGAAGTCCACCCAGGTCGAGGCTCTCGCCGACTGGATCCGCGCCAAGGGCCATGAGGTCGTGGTCACCCGTGAGCCGGGCGCGACACCGGTCGGCAAGCGCCTGCGGTCGATCCTGCTCGACGTCTCGTCAGCGGGCCTCTCCCACCGTGCGGAGGCGCTGCTGTACGCCGCCGACCGCGCGGAGCACGTCGACTCGGTCGTCCGCCCCGCGCTGGAGCGAGGCGCCATCGTCATCTCGGACCGGTACATCGACTCGTCGGTGGCCTACCAGGGCGCGGGCCGTGACCTGGCCCCGACCGAGATCGCCCGCATCAACCGCTGGGCCACGGGCGGACTCGTACCGCAATTGACCGTGCTGCTCGACGTCTCTCCGGAGGCCGCACGCGAGCGCTTCACGGAGGCGCCGGACCGGCTGGAGTCGGAGCCCGCGGAATTCCACCAGCGGGTGAGGACCGGGTTCCTCACCCTGGCCTCGGCCGACCCCGCGCGCTACCTGGTGGTGGACGGCGCTCAGGAACCCGAGGAGATCACCACCGTCGTACGCCACCGCCTCGATCAGCTGCTGCCGCTCTCCGATGCGGAGATCACGGCGAGGGAAGAGGCACGGAAGGCCGCTGAGGCGGAAGCCCGCAGGAAGGCCGAGGAGGAAGCGGCCCGCAAGGCGGAGGAGGAGCGCCTGGAGAAGGAGCGCCAGGCACAGCTCGCGAAGCTGCGTGCCGAGGAGGAGGAGCGCAAGCGCCTCGAACTCGAGGAGGCACGGCGTCGCGAGGAGGAGCGGCAGGCCGAGGAGGCCCGCCGGCAGGCCGAGGAGGCCAGGCGCCTCGCCGAGGAGGAGCGGGCCCGCCGCGCCGCCGAGGAACAGGTGCGCGAGCAGGAGCAGGAGCGGCTGCGCCGCCAGAAGGCGGAAGAGGACCGGCTGCGCGCCGAGGCCGAGGAACGCCGCCAGGAGAAGCAGCGCAAGGCGGAAGCGGCGTTGCTGAGGGCCGAGGAAGCACGTCGTGCCGCGGAGGCGGAGGCCACCGCTTCGGCGGCGGCGGCGGAGCGCGCACGGGTGGAGGCTGCGGAGGCCGCCGAAGCCGCCAGGCAGGCGGACAGCGAAACGACTCTGCAGACACCGGCCCCCGGTGCGAACGAGGTGACCCAGCCGGTACCGGAGGTCCGTCCCGAACCGTCCCGCCCGGACACCGGCGCGGAGGCCGACGAGACGACGGTGATCCCGAAGATCGCCGATCCGGACGAGACGAGGGTCATCCCGAGGGCTGCCGATCCGGACGAGACGACGGTACTTCCGCCGGTGCGGGATGCGGCGCCGGAGGACCGGCTGCCGCCGGGTTTCTTCCGCGACGAGGCTCAGAACACTCCTGCGGAGAACCCGAACGAGCGCACCCGCGAGCTCCCGCAGATCGATCCGGACCGGCCTCGGCGCCGTTCGGACTGGGCGGAGGAGACTCCGCTCGACGATCTGCCCTCCCTGGCGGACGAGTTGCTGGGCTCGGACCACGACGAGGACGACCGCCGAGGCCGAGGCCGACGCTGA
- the topA gene encoding type I DNA topoisomerase — MSPTSETAHGGRRLVIVESPAKAKTIKGYLGPGYIVEASVGHIRDLPSGAAEVPDKYTGEVRRLGVDVENDFQPIYVVNADKKAQVRKLKELLAESDELFLATDEDREGEAIAWHLQEVLKPKVPVHRMVFHEITKEAIQAAVANPRELNKRMVDAQETRRILDRLYGYEVSPVLWKKVMPRLSAGRVQSVATRLVVERERERIAFRSAEYWDLTGTFSTGRQGDASDPSTLLARLNSVDGRRVAQGRDFNSTGQLKSDVLHLDEARARELAAALAETAFAVRSVESKPYRRSPYAPFRTTTLQQEASRKLGFGAKSTMQVAQKLYENGFITYMRTDSTTLSDTAITAARAQVTQLYGSDYLPDKPRTYAGKVKNAQEAHEAIRPSGDRFRTPAETGLTGDQFRLYELIWKRTVASQMKDAVGNSVTVRIAGTSSDGRVAEFSASGKTITFHGFMKAYVEGADDPNAELDDRERRLPQVAEGDALSAEEISVDGHATKPPARYTEASLVKELEEREIGRPSTYASIIGTILDRGYVFKKGTALVPSFLSFAVVNLLEKHFGHLVDYDFTARMEDDLDRIARGEAQSVPWLKRFYFGEGDDVGAASEGGDGDHLGGLKELVTDLGAIDAREISSFPVGDGILLRVGRYGPYIERGEKDSENHQRADVPDDMAPDELTVEYAEELLAKPSGDFELGADPESGHQIVAKDGRYGPYVTEILPEGTPKTGKNAVKPRTASLFKSMSLDTVTLADALKLMSLPRVVGADAEGVEITAQNGRYGPYLKKGADSRSLETEDQLFGITLEEALAIYAQPKQRGRAAAKPPLKELGTDPVSERPVVVKDGRFGAYVTDGETNATLRTDDSVEDITPERGYELLAEKRAKGPAKKTAKKTVKKTAKKAPAKKATAAKKTTTAKKATAAKKTTAAKSTAKKAATKKSAAGATADE; from the coding sequence TTGTCCCCGACCAGCGAGACCGCACACGGCGGCCGCCGACTCGTCATTGTCGAGTCGCCCGCCAAGGCGAAGACGATCAAGGGCTACCTCGGCCCGGGTTACATCGTCGAAGCGAGCGTCGGGCACATCCGCGACCTCCCGAGCGGTGCCGCCGAGGTGCCGGACAAGTACACCGGTGAGGTGCGCCGCCTCGGGGTGGATGTGGAGAACGACTTCCAGCCGATCTATGTCGTCAACGCGGACAAGAAGGCCCAGGTCAGGAAGTTGAAGGAGCTCCTCGCGGAGTCCGACGAACTCTTCCTCGCCACCGATGAGGACCGCGAGGGCGAAGCCATCGCGTGGCACCTCCAGGAAGTGCTGAAACCCAAGGTCCCGGTCCACCGGATGGTCTTCCACGAGATCACGAAGGAAGCGATCCAGGCCGCAGTCGCCAACCCGCGCGAGCTGAACAAGCGCATGGTCGACGCCCAGGAAACCCGCCGGATCCTCGACCGCCTCTACGGCTACGAGGTCTCGCCGGTCCTGTGGAAGAAGGTCATGCCGCGCCTTTCGGCCGGCCGCGTTCAGTCCGTCGCCACCCGCCTGGTGGTCGAGCGTGAGCGTGAGCGCATCGCGTTCCGCTCCGCCGAGTACTGGGATCTCACCGGAACCTTCTCCACCGGCCGCCAGGGCGATGCGTCCGACCCGTCGACCCTGCTCGCCCGGCTGAATTCGGTGGACGGCCGCCGCGTCGCCCAGGGCCGTGACTTCAATTCGACGGGTCAGCTCAAGAGCGATGTGCTGCATCTCGACGAGGCGAGGGCCAGGGAGCTGGCGGCAGCGCTCGCCGAGACGGCGTTCGCGGTCCGCTCGGTCGAGTCGAAGCCGTACCGCCGCTCTCCGTACGCCCCGTTCCGCACGACGACGCTCCAGCAGGAGGCCAGCCGCAAGCTGGGATTCGGCGCGAAGTCGACCATGCAGGTGGCCCAGAAGCTGTACGAGAACGGCTTCATCACCTATATGCGTACGGACTCCACGACGCTCTCGGACACCGCGATCACCGCGGCCCGCGCCCAGGTCACGCAGCTGTACGGCAGTGACTATCTGCCGGACAAGCCGCGGACCTATGCGGGCAAGGTCAAGAACGCGCAGGAGGCGCACGAGGCGATCCGTCCCTCGGGCGACCGGTTCCGCACGCCCGCCGAGACCGGGCTCACCGGCGACCAGTTCCGGCTCTACGAGCTGATCTGGAAGCGGACCGTTGCCTCCCAGATGAAGGATGCGGTCGGTAACTCGGTCACCGTCAGGATCGCGGGCACCTCGTCGGACGGACGGGTTGCCGAGTTCTCCGCGTCCGGCAAGACGATCACCTTCCACGGCTTCATGAAGGCGTACGTCGAAGGCGCCGACGATCCCAACGCCGAGCTCGACGACCGCGAGCGCAGGCTGCCGCAGGTCGCCGAGGGCGACGCGCTCTCCGCCGAGGAGATCTCCGTCGACGGCCACGCCACCAAGCCGCCGGCCCGTTACACCGAGGCATCCCTGGTCAAGGAGCTGGAAGAACGGGAGATCGGCCGCCCGTCGACCTACGCCTCGATCATCGGCACCATCCTCGACCGCGGCTACGTCTTCAAGAAGGGGACCGCACTCGTCCCCTCGTTCCTCTCCTTCGCCGTGGTCAACCTGCTCGAGAAGCACTTCGGGCACCTCGTCGACTATGACTTCACGGCGCGGATGGAGGACGACCTCGACCGCATCGCACGAGGCGAGGCGCAGTCCGTTCCGTGGCTGAAGCGCTTCTACTTCGGCGAGGGCGACGATGTCGGTGCAGCGTCGGAGGGCGGTGACGGCGATCATCTCGGCGGGCTCAAGGAACTCGTCACCGACCTCGGGGCCATCGACGCCAGGGAGATCTCGTCGTTCCCGGTCGGTGACGGCATCCTGCTGCGCGTCGGCCGCTACGGCCCCTACATCGAGCGCGGTGAGAAGGACTCCGAGAACCACCAGCGGGCGGATGTCCCCGACGACATGGCCCCCGACGAGCTGACGGTCGAGTACGCCGAGGAACTGCTCGCCAAGCCGAGCGGTGATTTCGAGCTGGGCGCCGACCCTGAGTCCGGCCACCAGATCGTGGCGAAGGACGGCAGGTACGGCCCGTATGTCACGGAGATCCTGCCCGAGGGCACCCCGAAGACCGGCAAGAACGCGGTCAAGCCCCGTACCGCCTCGCTCTTCAAGTCGATGAGCCTGGACACCGTGACGCTCGCCGACGCGCTCAAGCTGATGTCGCTGCCCCGGGTCGTCGGCGCGGACGCCGAGGGTGTGGAGATCACCGCGCAGAACGGCCGGTACGGCCCCTATCTGAAGAAGGGCGCCGACTCGCGCTCGCTGGAGACCGAGGACCAGCTCTTCGGCATCACTCTCGAAGAGGCGCTGGCGATCTACGCCCAGCCCAAGCAGCGCGGGCGTGCCGCCGCCAAGCCGCCGCTCAAGGAACTGGGCACCGACCCGGTCAGCGAGCGCCCGGTGGTCGTCAAGGACGGCCGGTTCGGCGCGTATGTCACCGACGGCGAGACCAACGCGACGCTGCGGACCGACGACAGCGTCGAGGACATCACCCCGGAGCGCGGGTACGAGCTGCTCGCCGAGAAGCGCGCCAAGGGACCGGCGAAGAAGACCGCCAAGAAGACCGTCAAGAAGACGGCGAAGAAGGCGCCGGCCAAGAAGGCCACGGCAGCGAAGAAGACCACGACCGCCAAGAAGGCGACCGCTGCCAAGAAGACGACTGCCGCGAAGTCGACGGCCAAGAAGGCAGCGACGAAGAAGTCCGCCGCCGGCGCGACCGCCGACGAGTAG
- a CDS encoding DUF7059 domain-containing protein produces the protein MPGRSAADLGASSHNGRVSTTSLPAPDRSPLLRDALLAADFTVDGLLDLLGAPAYAALARSETVPALRATRGATPLETVVRLFLLQRPVPAEEAAAVLPLAECAADGWVVQQGESVRATVDVRPYGGPEGQDWFIVSDLGCAVGGAGGIASHDEGVVLGVGGASTTLAGITVRTPVARALDIGTGSGIQALHAVQYATGVTATDLNPRALGFTRLTLALSGAPAADLREGSLFAPVDGETYDLIVSNPPFVISPGARLTYRDGGMGGDDLCRSLVQGAGEHLNPGGYAQFLANWQHVEGEEWQDRLRSWVPRGCDAWIVQREVQDITQYAELWLRDSGDHRTDPDAYAARYEAWLDEFDSRRTKAVGFGWITLHKSGSDRPSIVAEEWPHPVEQPLGETVRAHFERVDHLRAHDDAALLTGRFKLADEVVQEQVGMAGAEDPEHVILRQNRGMRRATKVDTVGAGFAGACDGRLTAGQILDAIAQLLGEDPVVLRDRTPQSIRLLVQEGFLEPVAPAV, from the coding sequence ATGCCGGGCCGCTCTGCTGCTGATCTCGGTGCGAGCAGCCACAATGGGCGGGTGAGTACGACCAGTCTTCCCGCGCCCGACCGTTCGCCCCTCCTCCGCGACGCGCTGCTCGCCGCCGACTTCACGGTCGACGGACTGCTCGACCTGCTCGGCGCGCCCGCGTACGCCGCGCTGGCCCGAAGCGAGACGGTGCCCGCGCTGCGGGCCACCCGCGGTGCGACACCACTGGAGACAGTGGTGCGGCTCTTCCTGCTGCAGCGGCCGGTGCCCGCCGAAGAGGCCGCCGCTGTGCTGCCGCTCGCGGAATGTGCCGCCGACGGCTGGGTGGTGCAGCAGGGCGAAAGCGTCCGCGCGACGGTGGATGTCCGCCCCTACGGCGGTCCGGAGGGCCAGGACTGGTTCATCGTGTCGGACCTCGGGTGCGCGGTCGGCGGCGCGGGCGGTATCGCCAGCCACGACGAAGGGGTGGTGCTCGGGGTCGGCGGTGCGTCCACCACGCTCGCCGGAATCACCGTTCGCACGCCCGTCGCAAGGGCGCTGGACATCGGCACCGGTTCCGGGATCCAGGCGCTGCACGCCGTCCAGTACGCCACCGGTGTGACGGCCACCGACCTCAACCCCCGGGCGCTGGGATTCACACGGCTCACCCTTGCGCTCTCCGGTGCCCCGGCGGCGGACCTGCGCGAGGGGTCGCTCTTCGCGCCGGTCGATGGCGAAACCTACGATCTGATCGTCTCCAACCCGCCGTTCGTCATCTCTCCCGGTGCCCGCCTCACCTACCGGGACGGCGGAATGGGCGGCGACGACCTCTGCCGCTCACTGGTGCAGGGGGCCGGCGAGCACCTGAACCCCGGGGGCTACGCCCAGTTCCTCGCCAACTGGCAGCATGTGGAGGGCGAGGAATGGCAGGACCGGCTGAGGTCCTGGGTGCCCCGGGGATGTGACGCGTGGATCGTGCAGCGCGAGGTGCAGGACATCACCCAGTACGCCGAGTTGTGGCTGCGTGACAGCGGCGACCACCGCACCGACCCCGATGCCTACGCCGCACGCTACGAGGCGTGGCTGGACGAGTTCGACTCCCGCAGGACCAAGGCCGTCGGCTTCGGCTGGATCACGCTGCACAAGTCGGGTTCGGACCGGCCGTCGATCGTGGCGGAGGAGTGGCCGCACCCGGTTGAGCAGCCGCTCGGCGAGACCGTACGAGCTCACTTCGAGCGCGTGGACCATCTTCGGGCGCATGACGACGCCGCACTGCTGACCGGCCGCTTCAAGCTGGCCGACGAGGTGGTGCAGGAGCAGGTCGGCATGGCGGGCGCGGAGGATCCCGAGCACGTGATCCTCCGCCAGAACCGCGGTATGCGGCGTGCCACCAAGGTGGACACGGTGGGCGCGGGCTTCGCCGGTGCCTGTGACGGAAGGCTCACCGCCGGGCAGATCCTCGACGCCATCGCCCAGTTGCTCGGCGAGGACCCGGTGGTGCTCAGGGACCGCACCCCGCAGTCCATCAGGCTGCTGGTGCAGGAAGGCTTTCTGGAACCCGTCGCACCGGCTGTCTGA
- a CDS encoding small secreted protein, protein MNKKLAAALSGGAVLVLALSGCSDDSSDKTNDWAKSLCGDIGPQLKKINKANQQITAVAADGKPADIQKADSAAFQDLSEADAAIAADLKKAGPPPVDNGKTIQQDAITELTTNSKAYADLKKQVDALNVKDQQKFSEGLKSIGDNMKKINETAYKRLFSGDTGKALLNQDDCKVATVSPSPTATPTKA, encoded by the coding sequence GTGAACAAGAAGCTTGCAGCCGCACTGTCCGGCGGCGCGGTACTGGTACTGGCCTTGTCGGGCTGCAGTGACGACAGCAGCGACAAGACGAACGACTGGGCCAAGTCGCTCTGTGGTGACATCGGGCCTCAGCTGAAAAAGATCAACAAGGCCAACCAGCAGATCACCGCCGTAGCGGCGGACGGCAAGCCCGCGGACATCCAGAAGGCCGACTCGGCCGCGTTCCAGGATCTGTCCGAGGCGGACGCCGCGATCGCCGCCGACCTCAAGAAGGCGGGGCCTCCGCCCGTTGACAACGGCAAGACGATCCAGCAGGACGCCATCACCGAGCTGACCACCAACTCGAAGGCGTACGCGGACCTGAAGAAGCAGGTCGACGCGTTGAACGTGAAGGACCAGCAGAAGTTCTCCGAGGGCCTGAAGAGCATCGGCGACAACATGAAGAAGATCAACGAGACCGCCTACAAGAGGCTGTTCTCCGGTGACACGGGCAAGGCCCTGCTCAATCAGGACGACTGCAAGGTCGCCACGGTGTCGCCCTCACCCACGGCCACGCCCACCAAGGCGTAA